From Blastochloris viridis, one genomic window encodes:
- a CDS encoding 2-hydroxyacyl-CoA dehydratase family protein, translated as MASTGIAAAGQGLNLLDLTRVRSGTQTEKLRTTEALDSQLAYMEETRRDHGYSPAVARLFDLVLDFIDDAEGAARNGRGVAWTSVPFLAPLFYASDTLPIPISELGRLGSSDSLAAAEDYFQLPKESCAMVGAILGEFYLRAAQTPRRLVVYNAQCEPLNLAWELLKDEGFEVFRVEAVNRPNVADDAERVAQLQAFLADELVDLVRWLTGGPLDETRLAGEIRRANRILAKLRRILRLRVRDPLYIRSLATMYVLMGMTHYFGKPEQYEDVLDTLIEELEASAAAPRPADKLVRLAWVGGRGQEFGVYKTIDDAGGTITAWHNADDWTRDYREDLPPLEAYADYIVTARTLGSPVRQLQRIEEYLPEFGAQGILFYGYIGCSFGSVHREIQAEYFRRRGIQGIFLEGSFQVGPPTGQLLTRVRAFVEMLSR; from the coding sequence ATGGCATCGACCGGAATTGCGGCTGCCGGCCAGGGATTGAACCTTCTCGACCTGACACGGGTGCGTAGCGGCACGCAGACAGAGAAGCTCCGCACCACCGAAGCGCTCGACAGCCAGCTCGCCTATATGGAGGAGACGCGGCGCGACCACGGCTACTCCCCAGCGGTAGCGCGCCTGTTCGATCTTGTGCTCGATTTCATCGACGATGCCGAGGGTGCGGCGCGTAACGGTCGCGGCGTGGCGTGGACCAGCGTGCCATTTCTTGCGCCGCTGTTCTATGCCAGCGACACACTGCCGATCCCGATCAGCGAACTCGGGCGGCTCGGCTCCAGCGACTCGTTGGCGGCCGCCGAAGACTATTTTCAGTTGCCCAAGGAATCCTGTGCCATGGTTGGCGCGATTCTGGGCGAATTTTATCTGCGTGCCGCGCAGACGCCGCGTCGCCTGGTGGTCTACAACGCCCAGTGCGAGCCGCTGAACCTCGCCTGGGAGCTGCTCAAGGACGAGGGCTTTGAGGTGTTCCGGGTCGAGGCGGTCAATCGCCCGAATGTCGCCGACGACGCCGAGCGGGTGGCGCAGCTTCAAGCGTTCTTGGCCGACGAACTGGTCGATCTGGTGCGCTGGCTGACGGGAGGGCCGCTCGACGAAACCCGGTTGGCCGGCGAGATCCGCCGCGCCAACCGCATCCTGGCAAAGCTGCGCCGCATTCTACGACTGCGGGTCCGTGACCCACTCTATATCCGCAGCTTGGCGACGATGTATGTGCTGATGGGCATGACGCATTATTTTGGCAAGCCCGAGCAATACGAGGACGTGCTCGACACGCTGATCGAGGAGCTTGAAGCCTCTGCGGCCGCGCCGCGCCCTGCCGACAAGCTGGTGCGGCTGGCCTGGGTCGGCGGACGCGGCCAGGAATTCGGCGTCTACAAGACCATCGACGATGCCGGCGGCACCATCACCGCGTGGCACAATGCTGACGACTGGACGCGCGATTACCGCGAGGACCTGCCTCCACTGGAAGCCTATGCCGACTATATCGTGACAGCGCGCACGCTCGGCTCTCCGGTACGCCAGCTTCAGCGGATCGAGGAATACCTGCCGGAGTTCGGCGCGCAGGGCATCCTGTTTTATGGGTATATCGGGTGCTCGTTCGGCAGCGTGCATCGGGAGATACAGGCCGAATATTTTCGCCGTCGCGGCATCCAGGGGATTTTCCTGGAAGGCTCGTTCCAGGTCGGCCCGCCCACCGGCCAATTATTGACCCGCGTCCGCGCCTTCGTGGAAATGCTGTCGCGCTGA
- a CDS encoding RrF2 family transcriptional regulator, with translation MLTAKGKYGLKALVHLATLERGETTQAVEIATANNIPKKFLDAILGDLRNAGIVLAKKGPGGGYMLARPASEIKVGDAVRMLDGPLAPILCASRTAFHPCQDCDDVTDCAVRLTMVRVRDAISEVLDRMTVADMLTIGKVKQPAIIYHI, from the coding sequence GTGCTGACAGCAAAAGGAAAATACGGTCTCAAGGCCCTCGTACATTTGGCCACCTTGGAACGCGGCGAGACCACCCAGGCAGTCGAGATCGCAACGGCCAACAATATCCCGAAAAAATTCCTGGACGCGATCCTCGGCGATCTGCGCAACGCGGGTATTGTTCTCGCCAAGAAAGGTCCAGGCGGCGGCTACATGCTGGCGCGGCCCGCCAGTGAAATTAAAGTCGGAGACGCGGTGCGCATGCTCGACGGGCCGCTCGCCCCTATTCTCTGCGCGAGCCGGACCGCCTTTCACCCGTGCCAGGATTGTGACGACGTGACCGACTGTGCCGTACGTCTCACGATGGTTCGCGTGCGAGATGCGATCTCGGAGGTGCTCGACCGCATGACGGTTGCTGATATGCTCACGATCGGCAAGGTCAAGCAGCCTGCGATCATCTATCATATTTAG